The following proteins are encoded in a genomic region of Populus trichocarpa isolate Nisqually-1 chromosome 13, P.trichocarpa_v4.1, whole genome shotgun sequence:
- the LOC7494407 gene encoding uncharacterized protein LOC7494407, producing the protein MAGNREVGFPKTTASSLREQLARTTLSRVRARGHPYLELREDGKRFIFFCTLCLSPCYSDTILLDHLRGNLHTERLSAAKATLLKPNPWPFSDGIHFFDASSGNEEQLAIKDGKESSRFLKFEENSDNLAIVKYVENLKPGCDTVVDENLSGSDEGSDLVIPSVRLKEEVSDLKATLVGSGQIAARMYEKKDGSNEISRIWCEWLGKKSSNDEDKVKVLDHDFGVVTFAYDYELGKSGLFDDVKLLLSSSAPALTENDERGNWKRKRSVSEPEDVSRSLTNQYGLCEEESSKTTCASSNLVLDRYDDQLMHTRFISNKTVRREVRKQQRIAAEKMCDICQQKMLPEKDVATLWNRKTGKLACSSRNVYGAFHVFHASCLIHWILYCEFEIVRNQTVSTKGGRRSRKKNGTKSNTTGKDGTVNVLPNPIVSVFCPDCQGTGVNIEGDEFEKPLTPLSEMFKYKIKVSEGHRGWMKNPEILENCSTGFHFPSQSGEPVQEKVLPLKLLHFYRPEE; encoded by the exons ATGGCTGGAAATCGTGAAGTTGGGTTCCCGAAGACAACTGCTAGTAGTTTAAGGGAACAGTTAGCAAGAACTACGCTTAGTAGGGTGAGAGCACGAGGACACCCTTATTTGGAGCTTCGCGAGGATGGCAAGCGGTTCATATTCTTTTGTACTTTGTGTCTTTCCCCGTGCTATAGTGATACCATTTTGCTTGATCACTTGAGGGGTAATCTTCATACTGAGAGGTTATCTGCTGCGAAAGCTACTCTTTTGAAACCGAACCCATGGCCCTTTAGTGATGGGATTCATTTCTTTGATGCTTCGAGTGGGAATGAGGAACAGTTGGCAATCAAGGATGGTAAAGAGAGTAGTAGGTTCTTGAAGTTCGAAGAGAACAGTGATAATCTTGCAATTGTTAAATATGTTGAAAATCTTAAACCTGGTTGTGATACGGTTGTTGATGAGAATTTAAGTGGTAGTGATGAGGGTTCTGATCTGGTGATTCCGAGTGTGCGCCTTAAAGAAGAAGTTTCTGATTTGAAAGCAACGCTTGTGGGTTCTGGACAGATTGCTGCCAGGATGTATGAGAAGAAGGATGGTTCAAATGAGATTAGTAGAATATGGTGTGAATGGCTGGGGAAAAAGAGTTCTAATGATGAGGATAAGGTCAAGGTTTTGGATCATGACTTTGGTGTTGTAACTTTTGCTTATGATTACGAATTGGGAAAGAGTGGATTGTTTGATGATGTGAAGCTATTGCTCTCTTCTAGTGCTCCAGCACTGACAGAAAATGATGAGAGGGGTAATTGGAAAAGGAAGAGATCTGTTTCTGAGCCAGAGGATGTTAGTAGATCTTTGACTAATCAGTATGGTTTATGCGAGGAAGAATCTTCAAAGACAACTTGTGCCTCTTCTAATTTGGTGCTGGATCGATATGATGATCAGCTCATGCACACCAGATTTATATCAAACAAGACAGTAAGGCGAGAGGTAAGAAAGCAACAGCGCATAGCAGCAGAAAAAATGTGTGATATCTGTCAGCAAAAGATGCTTCCTGAGAAAGATGTAGCAACGCTTTGGAACAGGAAGACTGGAAAACTTGCTTGCAGTAGCAGAAATGTGTATGGG gcATTTCATGTATTTCACGCTTCTTGCCTTATACACTGGATACTCTACTGTGAGTTTGAAATTGTTCGAAATCAGACAGTCAGTACCAAAGGGGGGCGAAGATCTAGGAAAAAGAATGGAACCAAATCAAATACAACAGGAAAGGATGGAACGGTGAATGTTTTGCCAAACCCAATTGTTTCTGTGTTCTGTCCAGACTGCCAAGGCACCGGTGTGAACATTGAGGGAGATGAGTTTGAGAAGCCACTTACCCCTCTTTCAGAA ATGTTCAAGTACAAGATCAAAGTGAGTGAGGGACATAGAGGATGGATGAAAAATCCAGAGATCTTGGAGAATTGCTCAACAGGTTTTCATTTCCCTTCACAATCTGGAGAACCAGTTCAG gaaaaggtGTTGCCGCTGAAGTTGCTGCATTTCTATAGACCTGAAGAGTAG